From one Cyanobacterium stanieri PCC 7202 genomic stretch:
- a CDS encoding peptide deformylase (PFAM: Polypeptide deformylase~TIGRFAM: peptide deformylase~COGs: COG0242 N-formylmethionyl-tRNA deformylase~InterPro IPR000181~KEGG: cyt:cce_4608 peptide deformylase~PFAM: formylmethionine deformylase~PRIAM: Peptide deformylase~SPTR: Peptide deformylase;~TIGRFAM: peptide deformylase), translating to MIKEKRLVQLTKKETMTLVVEKEKVKAPLKLHILGDKVLRQNAKRIAKIDQSVKDLALQMLQTMYAENGIGLAAPQVGVNKQMIVVDLQPDNETNPPLVMINPVIKKYSKDVCVLEEGCLSIPNVFFDVTRPSKIEVEFKNLEGKLQRIKAIGWMARVIQHEMDHLTGVLFVDRIKNNLALTQELTKQGLDINAVRSIS from the coding sequence ATGATCAAAGAAAAGAGACTTGTGCAATTAACAAAAAAGGAGACTATGACATTAGTAGTAGAAAAAGAAAAAGTAAAGGCACCGTTAAAATTACATATCTTAGGAGATAAAGTCCTTCGACAAAATGCTAAACGTATCGCTAAAATAGACCAATCAGTCAAAGATTTAGCCCTGCAAATGCTTCAGACTATGTATGCAGAAAATGGCATCGGTTTAGCGGCGCCCCAAGTAGGAGTCAATAAACAAATGATTGTGGTTGACCTTCAACCTGATAATGAAACAAATCCTCCCCTAGTGATGATTAATCCTGTAATCAAAAAATATAGTAAAGATGTTTGTGTCTTGGAGGAAGGTTGTCTGAGTATTCCCAATGTATTTTTTGATGTTACCCGTCCCTCAAAAATTGAAGTAGAATTCAAAAATTTGGAAGGTAAATTGCAAAGAATAAAAGCCATTGGATGGATGGCAAGGGTTATTCAGCATGAAATGGATCATCTGACAGGGGTTCTATTTGTGGATAGAATTAAAAACAATCTTGCCCTGACTCAAGAGTTGACTAAACAAGGGTTAGATATTAATGCTGTTAGATCTATTTCCTAG
- a CDS encoding pyridine nucleotide-disulfide oxidoreductase family protein (PFAM: Pyridine nucleotide-disulphide oxidoreductase~TIGRFAM: pyridine nucleotide-disulfide oxidoreductase family protein~COGs: COG1252 NADH dehydrogenase FAD-containing subunit~InterPro IPR017584:IPR013027:IPR000408~KEGG: cyp:PCC8801_2621 pyridine nucleotide-disulfide oxidoreductase family protein~PFAM: FAD-dependent pyridine nucleotide-disulphide oxidoreductase~SPTR: Pyridine nucleotide-disulfide oxidoreductase family protein;~TIGRFAM: pyridine nucleotide-disulfide oxidoreductase family protein), protein MQKLVLIGGGHSHAIALKMCADNPLKNVKIVLINDVEKTPYSGMLPGYIAGYYTIEQTHIDLQKLAKKSQTKLIIDQVIDINTTQNTVTCSSGKIIPYDFLSIDIGSTPDKSNIKGAKEYATPAKPVPTLLEKWHNILDNCRQKPQENITLNIIGGGAGGVELALNMRQQLINIIDQEKVTINIINRGSKILSQHNQTASNIFHNLLIDKKINLYLNTEIVQILPHKIISAQSKEIRGNYHFLVTNSSPAPWLQKTNLSLDKKGFILVKNTLQTLSHDNIFATGDIATIQNYPRPKAGVFAVKQGKPLYNNWRLLLKYQKPQPYHPQSLYLSLIGTGDKKAVAIWGDFAWLSRFFWFFKNYIDQKFMQQF, encoded by the coding sequence ATGCAAAAATTAGTTCTAATTGGTGGTGGACATAGCCATGCGATCGCCCTTAAAATGTGTGCCGACAATCCATTAAAAAATGTAAAAATTGTCTTAATTAATGATGTAGAAAAAACCCCTTATTCGGGAATGTTACCCGGATACATTGCGGGATACTATACCATTGAACAGACCCATATTGATCTACAAAAATTAGCAAAAAAAAGCCAAACTAAATTAATTATTGATCAAGTAATTGACATTAACACAACTCAAAATACAGTTACCTGCTCATCAGGAAAAATAATCCCCTACGATTTTTTATCCATCGACATCGGTAGTACCCCCGATAAAAGTAACATCAAAGGAGCAAAAGAATATGCCACCCCTGCCAAACCAGTACCAACTTTGTTAGAAAAATGGCACAATATTCTTGATAACTGTCGCCAAAAGCCCCAAGAAAATATTACCTTAAATATTATTGGAGGAGGTGCTGGAGGAGTAGAATTAGCACTCAATATGCGCCAACAATTAATAAATATAATTGATCAAGAAAAAGTCACTATCAATATTATCAATAGAGGAAGCAAAATATTAAGTCAGCATAACCAAACCGCTAGTAACATTTTTCATAATCTTTTAATAGACAAAAAAATTAATCTTTACTTAAATACTGAAATAGTCCAAATCTTACCCCATAAAATTATTTCTGCTCAAAGCAAAGAAATCAGAGGAAATTATCATTTTTTAGTTACCAACTCCTCCCCTGCCCCGTGGTTACAAAAAACCAATTTAAGTTTGGACAAAAAAGGCTTTATTCTCGTCAAAAACACTCTTCAAACCCTCTCCCATGATAATATTTTTGCCACGGGAGATATAGCGACAATACAAAATTATCCTCGTCCCAAAGCAGGAGTTTTTGCCGTCAAACAAGGAAAGCCCTTATATAACAATTGGCGATTGTTACTAAAATATCAAAAACCCCAACCCTATCATCCCCAATCCCTATATTTAAGTTTAATTGGCACAGGGGATAAAAAAGCCGTGGCAATTTGGGGAGATTTTGCTTGGTTATCTCGCTTTTTTTGGTTTTTTAAAAATTATATTGATCAAAAATTTATGCAGCAATTTTAA
- a CDS encoding response regulator receiver sensor signal transduction histidine kinase (PFAM: Histidine kinase-, DNA gyrase B-, and HSP90-like ATPase; Response regulator receiver domain; His Kinase A (phosphoacceptor) domain~COGs: COG0642 Signal transduction histidine kinase~InterProIPR001789:IPR003661:IPR003594:IPR005467:IPR 004358~KEGG: cyc:PCC7424_4564 response regulator receiver sensor signal transduction histidine kinase~PFAM: ATP-binding region ATPase domain protein; response regulator receiver; histidine kinase A domain protein~SMART: ATP-binding region ATPase domain protein; response regulator receiver; histidine kinase A domain protein~SPTR: Sensor protein) gives MHRILIVEDELIAAESLSLDLKKLGYEVIGIVSTGEKAINKARESSPDLILMDIMLKGSMDGITAAHEIYQECKIPIVYLSAYADPETLQRAQQIPAYGYLVKPYKIADITTTITIALAKFAEDNRRESNLLKQEKLNKIKTQALATASHDLRAPLTSILGYTELIKDYGDKLSTDKKERYFNFIRSAIDEMNDSLEDLLLISKAEEGKITLYPDEFDLVQFLQSLVDEHNNLTDKHTINFNCQHSSYDAYLDKKMLHHILNNLISNAIKYSPDGGKIDLTLQCDRDHFFLIVQDYGIGIPDNYKHKLFQLFERADNVGGIKGNGLGLSIVKKAVEIHGGDIHVESEENKGTKFIINIPKICHNS, from the coding sequence ATGCACAGAATTCTGATAGTTGAAGATGAGTTGATCGCAGCCGAAAGTCTCTCCCTAGATTTAAAAAAATTGGGATATGAAGTGATTGGTATTGTTAGTACGGGAGAAAAGGCAATTAATAAGGCGAGGGAGTCTTCACCTGATTTGATTTTGATGGATATTATGCTTAAAGGATCTATGGATGGTATTACGGCAGCCCACGAAATATATCAAGAATGCAAAATTCCCATTGTGTATTTAAGTGCCTATGCAGATCCAGAAACTTTACAAAGGGCTCAACAAATTCCTGCCTATGGATATTTGGTCAAACCATACAAAATTGCTGATATTACCACCACTATTACCATCGCTTTAGCTAAGTTTGCAGAGGATAACCGTAGGGAATCAAACTTATTGAAGCAAGAAAAGTTGAATAAGATTAAAACCCAAGCCCTTGCCACCGCTTCCCATGATTTAAGAGCGCCTCTTACCAGTATTTTGGGATATACAGAATTAATCAAAGATTATGGAGATAAGTTATCTACAGATAAGAAAGAAAGATATTTTAATTTTATTAGAAGTGCCATCGATGAAATGAATGATTCCTTGGAGGATTTGTTATTGATTAGTAAGGCAGAGGAGGGAAAAATTACCCTATATCCAGATGAATTTGATTTAGTTCAATTTTTACAAAGTTTGGTGGATGAGCATAATAATTTGACCGATAAACACACCATTAATTTTAACTGTCAACATTCTTCCTATGATGCTTATTTGGATAAAAAAATGTTGCATCATATCCTCAATAATTTAATTTCCAATGCCATTAAATATTCTCCTGATGGAGGAAAGATTGATTTAACTTTACAGTGCGATCGAGATCATTTTTTCCTCATTGTCCAAGATTATGGTATTGGTATTCCTGACAATTATAAACATAAGTTATTTCAACTATTTGAAAGGGCTGATAATGTCGGAGGCATTAAAGGAAACGGTTTGGGGTTATCTATCGTTAAAAAAGCAGTGGAAATTCATGGGGGAGATATTCATGTGGAAAGTGAAGAAAATAAGGGTACAAAGTTTATAATTAATATTCCTAAAATTTGCCATAATTCCTAA
- a CDS encoding ATPase-like, ParA/MinD (PFAM: ParA/MinD ATPase like; Domain of unknown function DUF59; ATPase MipZ~COGs: COG0489 ATPase involved in chromosome partitioning~InterPro IPR002744:IPR019591:IPR000808~KEGG: cyc:PCC7424_3055 protein of unknown function DUF59~PFAM: ATPase-like, ParA/MinD; protein of unknown function DUF59~SPTR: Putative uncharacterized protein) produces MVDTQSVLEVLKPVQDPELQKSLVELNMIRNVKVEGGDVSFTLVLTTPSCPLREFIVEDCEKAVKTLSGVEKVLVEVTAETPAQKPLPDRTSVDKVKNIIAISSGKGGVGKSTVAVNVAIALAKAGSKVGLLDADIYGPNAPTMLGLLDAPINVTKSPTGDILEPLFNHGIKMVSMGFLIDPDQPVMWRGPMLNGIIRQFLYQVNWGDLDYLIVDMPPGTGDAQLTLAQAVPLAGAVIVTTPQTVSLQDARRGLKMFEQLGTNILGIVENMSYFIPPDIENRTYDIFGSGGGEKASQELQVPLLGCIPIEMSVREGGDNGIPVTIAYPESESAKALEKIAQQIAAKVSVMALA; encoded by the coding sequence ATGGTTGATACCCAATCTGTTTTAGAAGTTTTAAAACCAGTTCAAGATCCCGAATTACAAAAAAGTTTAGTGGAACTGAACATGATTCGCAACGTTAAGGTAGAGGGGGGAGATGTAAGTTTTACCCTTGTGCTAACTACCCCTTCTTGTCCTTTGAGGGAGTTTATTGTGGAGGACTGTGAAAAAGCTGTTAAAACCTTGTCAGGGGTAGAAAAGGTATTGGTGGAAGTGACGGCAGAAACACCTGCCCAAAAGCCTTTGCCCGATCGCACCTCCGTTGATAAAGTAAAGAATATTATTGCCATTTCCAGTGGTAAGGGAGGGGTAGGAAAAAGTACCGTGGCGGTGAATGTGGCGATCGCCCTTGCCAAAGCAGGATCAAAAGTTGGGCTATTAGATGCAGACATATATGGCCCTAATGCACCCACCATGCTAGGGTTATTAGATGCCCCCATCAACGTCACCAAATCGCCCACGGGGGATATTTTAGAACCCCTTTTTAATCATGGTATCAAGATGGTATCCATGGGCTTTTTAATCGATCCAGATCAGCCCGTAATGTGGCGTGGACCAATGTTAAACGGTATTATTCGCCAATTTTTATACCAAGTAAACTGGGGCGACTTAGACTATTTGATTGTGGATATGCCCCCCGGCACAGGAGATGCTCAATTAACCCTAGCCCAAGCAGTACCCCTAGCAGGTGCAGTAATTGTGACTACCCCCCAAACCGTATCCCTGCAAGATGCTCGTCGTGGTTTAAAAATGTTTGAGCAATTGGGAACCAATATCCTTGGCATCGTCGAGAATATGAGTTATTTTATCCCCCCCGACATAGAAAATCGTACCTACGACATTTTTGGCTCAGGGGGAGGAGAAAAAGCCTCCCAAGAATTACAAGTGCCTCTATTGGGTTGTATTCCCATTGAAATGTCTGTAAGAGAAGGAGGAGACAATGGTATTCCCGTTACCATAGCTTATCCCGAGTCGGAGTCTGCCAAAGCCTTGGAAAAAATTGCCCAACAAATAGCCGCCAAAGTATCCGTGATGGCTCTAGCATAA
- a CDS encoding protein of unknown function DUF820 (PFAM: Protein of unknown function (DUF820)~COGs: COG4636 conserved hypothetical protein~InterPro IPR008538~KEGG: cyc:PCC7424_3655 protein of unknown function DUF820~PFAM: protein of unknown function DUF820~SPTR: Putative uncharacterized protein), with product MVTVIENKTVSLEDFLELPETKPAQEFFDNKITTKPMPQGKHSIIQVELATTINSILKPKKIGFAFTELRCTFGGKSIIPDIVVLTYEHIPRDENGDIGNVVNVAPDWMIEILSPEQSQSLIIKKILRCLEEGCQLAWIIDPEQKTIFAYFPDKVKAFDVNDDVLPVPNFVSDLSLTLGEVFGWLNF from the coding sequence ATGGTTACTGTCATTGAAAATAAAACAGTTAGTTTAGAGGATTTTCTTGAACTTCCAGAGACTAAACCAGCACAGGAATTTTTTGATAATAAAATTACGACTAAACCTATGCCCCAAGGAAAACATAGTATTATTCAAGTCGAGTTGGCTACAACTATTAATTCAATTCTTAAGCCGAAGAAAATTGGTTTTGCGTTTACTGAATTAAGGTGTACTTTTGGCGGAAAATCTATCATCCCTGATATAGTAGTGTTAACCTATGAGCATATTCCTAGGGATGAAAATGGGGATATTGGTAATGTGGTAAATGTTGCCCCTGATTGGATGATTGAAATATTATCTCCCGAACAAAGTCAGAGTTTAATTATCAAAAAAATTCTACGGTGCCTTGAGGAAGGTTGTCAGTTAGCGTGGATAATTGATCCTGAACAAAAGACAATTTTTGCTTATTTTCCTGACAAAGTAAAGGCTTTTGATGTGAATGATGATGTTTTACCCGTGCCTAATTTTGTGTCAGATTTGAGCCTCACCCTTGGGGAGGTTTTTGGATGGTTAAATTTTTAG
- a CDS encoding Tetratricopeptide TPR_1 repeat-containing protein (PFAM: Tetratricopeptide repeat; Uncharacterised Sugar-binding Domain~COGs: COG4995 conserved hypothetical protein~InterPro IPR001440:IPR019734:IPR013026:IPR002151~KEGG: ter:Tery_3497 peptidase-like~PFAM: Tetratricopeptide TPR_1 repeat-containing protein~SPTR: Kinesin light chain-like protein), with translation MNTKNITLHLVILASLSLWNVSPCRGINLKDQISPQFLDSKRSQDILIAQNQENDPFAIPRMLNTQGIRLFNEGKYEQAIMMIEKALSMTREIFGDKHLYTATIINNLGSVYHQIGAYDRAENLYQESLNIRKELVEENHISLARSYNNLATLYSDQGDYQRAKPLFQQALSIFQENQGNQHPETLTIINNLAILHQELEDYQQAESFFYIALATRMEILGINHPETLQTLNDLGTLYRIQGNYADAEEIMQQALEIARELFDETDYQLAIVLNNLALLRTNQNYYQEAESLYEQALNITRQVLGNNHDRTASLLNNLGMNYVYQGKYPPAQQALTEAVTILEQVFGEKHPSVGVTLNNLGLLHTRQGNFQEAELVHTKSLELSREIFGHRHIQTRNSLHNLAGLYWADNRLPLAVDYLTQSMDIEEEKISYFLHNIGDESRKQAYMESLYISTNWAMDLHLNFMADDHRARELAINTILRRKGRVLDVVSNMMATLQNSENPTIEALFEDLAQRRSELALMTFQGVGEGNLRLYQERVNRLELEIRSLETDLSNLSAEFEMINQEIDWQGVQKKIPDGALLLEYMVYTPFDVESHGWKSTRYGVYVMGNDGLPQGIDLGETQEIDELISQWRDYLGWATFHGDEELLRQEMLAELAPRLYELIFEPLLPWMEGNEQILIAPDSQLNLIPFAALQDGEGRYLLEDYSISYLTSGRDLLRLQNQWESQSPAVMVGNPSYDLHSPDGLIFRGGSGQRSFDLRGLAGCCEALPGTAEEVRAIAPLFENVRIYVEDEALAKNIVNVQGPEILHLATHGFFLPDVSMELPDNLGFGNEQTPISGTENPLLRSGLAFAGFNPATNQLEGALTALDISSLNLWGTQLVTLSACQTGVGEVRNGEGVYGLRRALVLAGAQTQVMSLWNVDDMATKHLMVNYYQRLSNGEGRSQALRQVQLEMLNSPNYNSPYYWSAFTLSGNWHNVPSSSEI, from the coding sequence ATGAATACAAAAAATATAACCCTTCACCTTGTTATCCTCGCTTCCCTAAGTCTTTGGAATGTGTCACCCTGCCGAGGAATAAATTTGAAAGATCAAATTTCGCCACAATTTCTTGATAGTAAACGATCCCAAGATATTTTGATCGCCCAAAATCAAGAAAATGATCCCTTTGCCATTCCCCGAATGCTCAACACTCAGGGGATAAGATTATTTAACGAGGGAAAATATGAACAAGCCATAATGATGATAGAAAAAGCCCTCTCCATGACTAGAGAAATATTTGGAGATAAACACCTATACACCGCCACAATCATCAATAACTTAGGGTCAGTTTATCATCAAATAGGAGCCTACGATCGCGCCGAAAACCTATATCAAGAATCCTTAAACATCAGAAAAGAATTAGTAGAAGAAAATCATATTTCCCTTGCTCGCTCCTATAATAACCTTGCAACCTTATACTCAGACCAAGGAGATTATCAAAGAGCAAAGCCTTTATTTCAACAAGCCTTAAGCATATTCCAAGAAAACCAAGGTAATCAGCATCCTGAAACCCTTACCATAATTAATAATTTAGCGATTCTCCACCAAGAATTAGAAGACTATCAACAGGCAGAATCTTTTTTTTATATAGCCCTCGCTACTCGTATGGAAATTTTAGGCATTAATCACCCTGAAACCCTACAAACCCTCAATGATTTAGGTACTTTATATCGAATTCAAGGAAACTACGCAGATGCTGAAGAGATTATGCAACAGGCGTTGGAAATTGCGAGGGAATTATTTGATGAAACTGATTATCAACTTGCCATTGTTTTAAATAATTTAGCTTTATTACGTACAAATCAAAACTACTATCAAGAAGCAGAATCCCTTTATGAACAAGCCCTAAATATTACGAGACAAGTATTGGGGAATAACCATGATCGAACAGCCTCTTTATTAAATAATTTAGGTATGAACTATGTTTATCAGGGTAAATATCCCCCTGCCCAACAGGCACTGACAGAAGCAGTGACAATTCTTGAGCAGGTATTTGGTGAAAAACATCCGAGTGTTGGTGTTACCCTCAACAATTTAGGTTTGTTACATACCCGTCAGGGCAATTTTCAGGAAGCCGAATTAGTCCATACTAAATCTTTAGAGTTAAGCAGGGAAATTTTTGGTCATAGACACATTCAAACCCGTAATAGTTTACATAATTTGGCGGGATTATATTGGGCAGATAATCGTTTACCTCTTGCGGTGGATTATCTAACTCAGAGTATGGATATTGAGGAAGAGAAGATCAGTTATTTTCTCCATAATATTGGTGATGAATCCCGTAAACAAGCATATATGGAAAGTCTGTATATTTCCACAAATTGGGCGATGGATTTACATCTAAATTTTATGGCAGATGATCATCGGGCGAGAGAGTTAGCTATAAATACTATTTTAAGACGTAAAGGTCGTGTTTTGGATGTCGTCAGTAATATGATGGCGACTTTACAAAACTCAGAAAATCCCACCATTGAGGCTTTATTTGAAGATTTGGCACAAAGGAGGAGTGAATTGGCTTTGATGACTTTTCAGGGGGTAGGGGAAGGTAATCTGAGACTTTATCAGGAAAGGGTGAATCGGTTGGAGCTAGAAATTCGTAGTTTGGAAACGGATTTATCCAATCTTAGTGCGGAATTTGAAATGATTAATCAGGAGATTGATTGGCAAGGGGTACAGAAGAAAATTCCTGATGGGGCGCTTTTGTTGGAATATATGGTTTATACTCCTTTTGATGTGGAATCCCATGGCTGGAAGTCTACCCGTTATGGGGTGTATGTAATGGGTAATGATGGTTTACCCCAAGGGATTGATTTAGGGGAAACACAGGAGATTGACGAGTTGATTTCCCAGTGGCGAGATTATCTAGGCTGGGCAACTTTCCATGGGGATGAGGAGTTATTACGGCAGGAAATGTTGGCGGAGTTGGCCCCAAGGTTATATGAATTAATTTTTGAGCCTCTTTTGCCTTGGATGGAAGGGAATGAGCAGATTTTGATTGCTCCTGATAGTCAGTTAAATTTAATTCCTTTTGCGGCATTGCAGGATGGGGAGGGGCGTTATTTGTTGGAGGATTATTCTATTAGTTATCTCACCAGTGGTAGGGATTTGTTACGGTTGCAAAATCAATGGGAATCTCAATCTCCTGCGGTGATGGTGGGTAATCCTAGTTATGATTTACATTCCCCTGATGGGCTGATTTTTCGGGGAGGAAGTGGGCAACGTTCTTTTGATTTGCGAGGTTTGGCTGGTTGTTGTGAGGCTTTACCGGGTACGGCGGAGGAGGTAAGGGCGATCGCACCTTTGTTTGAAAATGTAAGGATATATGTGGAGGATGAAGCGTTAGCAAAGAATATTGTAAATGTCCAAGGGCCTGAAATATTACATCTGGCTACCCATGGTTTCTTTTTGCCTGATGTATCTATGGAGTTACCTGATAATCTGGGTTTTGGCAATGAGCAAACTCCTATAAGTGGCACAGAAAATCCCCTGTTACGCTCAGGATTAGCGTTTGCTGGATTTAACCCCGCTACCAATCAACTCGAAGGGGCGCTCACGGCTTTGGATATTTCTAGTTTGAATCTTTGGGGTACTCAATTGGTTACTCTATCTGCCTGTCAGACAGGGGTGGGGGAGGTGAGGAATGGTGAAGGGGTATATGGTTTACGAAGGGCTTTGGTATTGGCAGGGGCGCAAACCCAAGTGATGAGTCTTTGGAATGTGGATGATATGGCAACTAAACACTTGATGGTTAATTATTATCAACGTTTGAGTAATGGGGAAGGGCGATCACAGGCACTCCGTCAAGTACAATTAGAAATGTTGAATAGTCCTAACTATAATAGTCCTTATTATTGGTCTGCTTTTACTCTCTCAGGGAATTGGCATAATGTCCCATCGTCTTCTGAAATATAA
- a CDS encoding hypothetical protein (KEGG: nhl:Nhal_2304 hypothetical protein~SPTR: Putative uncharacterized protein), protein MHYTNRKFWLYYDRLPTNIQQIANASYQLLKTNPQHPSLHFKKVNKYWSVRVGKNHRALAIEVKDGILWFWIGTHAQYDNLIK, encoded by the coding sequence ATGCACTATACTAACCGTAAGTTCTGGTTATATTATGATAGATTACCTACAAATATTCAACAAATAGCAAATGCTTCTTATCAATTATTAAAAACTAATCCTCAACATCCTTCTTTACATTTTAAAAAAGTTAATAAATACTGGTCTGTGAGAGTAGGAAAAAATCATCGGGCGTTGGCAATTGAAGTAAAAGATGGTATTTTGTGGTTTTGGATTGGCACTCATGCCCAATATGATAATTTAATTAAGTGA
- a CDS encoding hypothetical protein (KEGG: cyt:cce_3943 hypothetical protein~SPTR: Genome sequencing data, contig C275) → MTIEQIEKAILNLSQEDFKKLKDWLIELDYQQWDQQLEQDIIDGKLDNLASEALAEFEAGNYQEI, encoded by the coding sequence ATGACAATCGAACAAATTGAAAAAGCTATATTAAATCTTTCTCAAGAAGATTTTAAAAAATTAAAAGATTGGTTAATTGAATTAGATTACCAGCAATGGGATCAACAATTGGAACAAGACATTATCGATGGTAAACTTGATAATTTAGCATCTGAAGCCCTTGCAGAATTTGAAGCGGGAAATTATCAAGAAATATAA